TCTCCTTTTTGCCTCCCCTGCTCAATAACACCAATCCCATCGCGAATCTCGGCCGGTTTTTTGTTCGCCCGGGCAGTCACGAAGACGGCGCCGCCGAGGAGTTGCTGAGGAGGGTCACTGAACTGACGGTCGAACGGAAACAACACGCTGTCACGCGCGTTTTTTGCGAGCGACCATGCGCAGCAGGTGCTGTTCGAGAAGGCCGGATACGCCTGCGTCGGCTACCAGCCTTTCAAACACATGAACCACGTCCGGGAAGGAGCGCTCTTCTATGTCCGCCCGACCAATCCCGAATTGCTGGCGCGGCTGCCGCTGTCCGAATCACTGCCGCAGATCAAGGAACTGTCCACGGTCGTTCTCGCCAATCTCAAGATTCCCAATCCCATTTCGATTCAGGATGGAACAATCGGTTACCCGTTGCAGACCGAGGTGACCTGCGTCGATGCCTCAATCGGCGATTTCGAGCGGTATCGCTCCCAACTGGCGGCGGCGAATCTTGCCATCGAAGTGTCGGGAACCTTCAACATGGGGTACGGCTATTTGCGCACGGCGGCGAATGCTTCTTTCCGCGCGATTCTCGCTCAGCGTGACGGCACAATCACGGCCGGGCTGGCTTTTCTGGATGGCGCGGCGCGGGGGCCATCGCGGTCGCCAGCCAGCCGAGCATTCTGCTGATCATTGAGCGGACCGCGTTCAACGATCTGGCGCAACGCGAGCCGCACCTGGGAATGGTCGTGATGCGGAACATCGCCATGGAATTGTCCAATCGGCTCCGGCGAACCAACCTTGCGGTGATGGCGTCTCAGAAGTGATTTGCAGTAACACGCTTTCACCACGCGACCGGCACCGAAAGCTTGTTCCCGAACCGATTCCGGTAAAAGAGCTGTTTGTGTTTGGCGCCGTACTCGTGCAGGAGTCGCGTGATTTTTACGTCGTAACAGCAGTACTCGGCGATTTCCAGCAGGCGCCCTTGCCGAAACCACTCGATCGCTTGCATGCCTTCCGACGTCTTTTCCACGCCCAGCGTGCAGGAGGAGATGGAATCGAGGGAAAGCCGATGGTTGACCACCTTCTGCAAATCCAGGAGCAGATCGAGGGCGGGGATCTGTCGAAGGTCAACGATGGAGTAGCTGTGCAGGACTTCGTAATCAAACAGGGTCTGGTTGAAACCCACCACCAAATCCGCTCGCATCAGTTCCGCGATCAAATCGTTGACGCGTCTTTCGTCATAAATCCGGTACTGGCCGTCGCGGCTGCTGAACGTGACTCCGACGCTCATCCTCATGTCGCGAATGTTCTTCCAGCCGCCCACTTCGTCGGCGGACCTCTGTGTTTCCAGGTCGAAATAAACGATGTTTCTCATCGGCGGCCCACTCTAGCGGCGCGGGCGAGCGAGACAAAAGGAAATCAACGGACTGAGCGGACTGAACTTCCGAATCCTCTTTTCAAGGCACTTGAGAAACCTACAATGCGCCGATGCAACATGCGGGCAAGGCTCGGAAAGAGGGGATGCGTCTCATCCTGTGGAGTTCCTTGCTGTGGCTGTGCGTTCTTGCCGCGGCCTGGCTGGCCCTGGCCAACACCTCCTTGTTTCGAGCGCTGGCTGCCGCGACCGGAGGCATCTGGCTCTTGTTTTTCGGCTTCTGCCTGAATTTTTTCCGCGATCCGGATCCCGATGTGCCGGCCGACTCGGACGCCATTGTCGCCCCGGCGCATGGCACGGTCGATGTGATCGAAGAAACGGACGAGCGCGAGTTCATGGGAAGCCGATGCCTTCGGATTTCCACTTTTCTCTCCGTCTTTGACGTCCACGTCCAGAACGCGCCGGTCTCTGGAAAAATTGTCTATTTGCAGGATCACCGCGGAAAGTTCTTCAATGCCATGCGGGCCGATTTCAGTTCGCAAAACGAAAACGCGTTGATCGGGATTGAATCTGCGAATCTTCCTGGAGGGCGCATAGCGGTCCGGCTCATTGCCGGCCTGATCGCCCGACGAATCGTTCCCTGGGTCGCGGTCGAGGATCGGGTCGGACGTGGCGAACGCATTAGCCTGATTCGGTTCGGTTCGCGAGTGGACCTGTACTTGCCGCTGGCAGCCCGAGTCGAGGTGCGGCTTGGGGACAAGGTGAAAGGAGGCGAAACGGTAATGGCCAGAGCCGGAGCGGTGGAAGGATCGATGGCTCCTCTCCATAAATCCCCCAGCCCACGGCACGGCGCGTCGTGGACGCAGTTCTCCGCGGAGGATCGGTCAGAACGCCGGGTGCGAGCCGAGTGACCAGACCTTATAGGACCTCTCCATGGCAATGCCTGCCGACAAAGCATGGGCCGGTGAACGCGAAGGCGGCAAACTGGTCATCTACCTGTTGCCGAACTTGCTGACGGCGGGCAATCTTTTCTGCGGGTTTCTGGCGTTGACCCGGATTGTCGAGGCGGACCTGCACGCCTCGAATTTCGGCGCGGTGATTCGGCAAGCGTTGTTCTTCATTCTGCTGGCCTGCATTTTTGATTTGTTGGATGGCCGTGTGGCCCGGATGGGCGGGTACGACAGTCCCTTCGGCCGCGAATTCGATTCGCTCGCGGACATCATATCGTTCGGCGCGGCTCCGGCGTTCCTGGTGCATCGGATCGTGCTGAAGGATGTGTTTGTGGAGCACCCCGAGTTCGGCTGGTTCATCGCCTCGATTTACCT
This region of Verrucomicrobiota bacterium genomic DNA includes:
- a CDS encoding helicase, which translates into the protein MRNIVYFDLETQRSADEVGGWKNIRDMRMSVGVTFSSRDGQYRIYDERRVNDLIAELMRADLVVGFNQTLFDYEVLHSYSIVDLRQIPALDLLLDLQKVVNHRLSLDSISSCTLGVEKTSEGMQAIEWFRQGRLLEIAEYCCYDVKITRLLHEYGAKHKQLFYRNRFGNKLSVPVAW
- a CDS encoding phosphatidylserine decarboxylase family protein, producing MQHAGKARKEGMRLILWSSLLWLCVLAAAWLALANTSLFRALAAATGGIWLLFFGFCLNFFRDPDPDVPADSDAIVAPAHGTVDVIEETDEREFMGSRCLRISTFLSVFDVHVQNAPVSGKIVYLQDHRGKFFNAMRADFSSQNENALIGIESANLPGGRIAVRLIAGLIARRIVPWVAVEDRVGRGERISLIRFGSRVDLYLPLAARVEVRLGDKVKGGETVMARAGAVEGSMAPLHKSPSPRHGASWTQFSAEDRSERRVRAE